From Bacillus rossius redtenbacheri isolate Brsri chromosome 16, Brsri_v3, whole genome shotgun sequence, a single genomic window includes:
- the LOC134539899 gene encoding uncharacterized protein LOC134539899, whose protein sequence is MPAADGNLLQREACCRWKPAAEGSLLQMETCCRGKPAAERSLLQKEACCRRKPAADGNLLQREACCRWKPAAEESLLQKEACCRKKPAAEGSLLQREACCRWKPAAEGSLLQMETCCRGKPSADGNLLQREACCRWKPAAEESLLQKEACCRKKPAAEGSLLQREACCRWKPAAEGSLLQMETCCRGKPSADGNLLQREACCRWKPAAEESLLQKEACCRKKPAAEGSLLQMETCCKGKPAAEGSLLQKEACCRRKAAAEGCLLQRKACCRRKPAAEGSLLQMETCCKGKPAAEGSLLQKEACCPGEAAVIDKEHGEAGPASLPREGAL, encoded by the coding sequence ATGCCTGCTGCAGATGGAAACCTGCTGCAGAGGGAAGCCTGCTGCAGATGGAAACCTGCTGCAGAGGGAAGCCTGCTGCAGATGGAAACCTGCTGCAGAGGAAAGCCTGCTGCAGAAAGAAGCTTGCTGCAGAAAGAAGCCTGCTGCAGAAGGAAGCCTGCTGCAGATGGAAACCTGCTGCAGAGGGAAGCCTGCTGCAGATGGAAACCTGCTGCAGAGGAAAGCCTGCTGCAGAAAGAAGCTTGCTGCAGAAAGAAGCCTGCTGCAGAAGGAAGCCTGCTGCAGAGGGAAGCCTGCTGCAGATGGAAACCTGCTGCAGAGGGAAGCCTGCTGCAGATGGAAACCTGCTGCAGAGGGAAGCCTTCTGCAGATGGAAACCTGCTGCAGAGGGAAGCCTGCTGCAGATGGAAACCTGCTGCAGAGGAAAGCCTGCTGCAGAAAGAAGCTTGCTGCAGAAAGAAGCCTGCTGCAGAAGGAAGCCTGCTGCAGAGGGAAGCCTGCTGCAGATGGAAACCTGCTGCAGAGGGAAGCCTGCTGCAGATGGAAACCTGCTGCAGAGGGAAGCCTTCTGCAGATGGAAACCTGCTGCAGAGGGAAGCCTGCTGCAGATGGAAACCTGCTGCAGAGGAAAGCCTGCTGCAGAAAGAAGCTTGCTGCAGAAAGAAGCCTGCTGCAGAAGGAAGCCTGCTGCAGATGGAAACCTGCTGCAAAGGGAAGCCTGCTGCAGAAGGAAGCCTGCTGCAGAAGGAAGCCTGCTGCAGAAGGAAGGCTGCTGCAGAAGGATGCCTGCTGCAGAGGAAAGCCTGCTGCAGAAGGAAGCCTGCTGCAGAAGGAAGCCTGCTGCAGATGGAAACCTGCTGCAAAGGGAAGCCTGCTGCAGAAGGAAGCCTGCTGCAGAAGGAAGCCTGCTGCCCAGGAGAGGCCGCTGTTATCGATAAGGAGCACGGCGAGGCGGGCCCGGCTTCACTCCCCAGGGAGGGCGCGCTCTAG